The Deltaproteobacteria bacterium region CGGCAGAACCTCATCCGCGCGGCGATCTTCGCGGGCGTGGTGGGCGCGCACCTGCTCTGGCGGCACAGCTACTACGGCGCCTGGCTGCCCAATACGTTTAGCGCCAAGACCGGCGATCTCCACGACCAGTCGATTCGCGGCGTGGAGTACGTGCTGGGCTGGGTGGACAAGGCCGGCGCGGTGTTCTGGTTCGCGCTGCTCGGCGCGACGCTCGCCGTGGCCAAGCGAAACTGGCTCGCGCTCACCGCGGGCGCGACGGCGCTGGCCACGGTCATCTACGTGATCGTCGTGGGCGGCGACTGGATGCCGGTGTTCCGCTTCCTGGTGCCCTTCGAGCCGTTCGCGTTCCTGCTGGTGGACTACGGGCTGCGGAGCGCGTTCGAGTCGCGGAGCCGCGCGGTGCTGGTGGCGCTCACGCTCTTCTGCGTGGGGACCGGCTTGGCGCGCGAGCGCGTCGATCGCGAGCAGACGCTGGAGATCCTCTCCACCAAGCACGACTGGGATCAGGCCGCGGGCTCGCTGGTGAGCTGGTTCGAGCAGACCAACCGGCCGGGCACGGTGGCCATCGGCGACATCGGCTATGTGGGCTGGGCCACCGACTACCCCGTCCTCGACATCCTCGGCCTGGTGGATCCGGTGATCGCCCGGCTGCCCGGCGGAATGTTCGTGAAACAAGGACCGCAGTATCTGGATTACTTCTTCACGCGCATGCCGGAGTACTTCATCTTGATCTCCTCCATGGGCGACTGCGACCACCCGTTCCACCCCGCCATCGCCGCGGTGTACCGCGACCCGCAAGGGCGGCTGAAGGCGAACTACCAGGTGGTGCAACGCCTGCCGCTGGGAACCGGCGGGCTGGGCTGGTGCGTGTACGCGCGCAAGGAGCAGCCGTGAGCTCCGAGACGCCGCGTCCTCAGAACCCTGGAGAGCCCGAGCCCGCTTCGACGCCGGCCGTGGAGACGCCCGCGCCGAACGTGGTCGCGAACGTGGTCGCCCCGGAGCCGGCTGCGCCCGTTGCTCCGGCCATCGCGCCAGCGCCGGACAAGCTCCAGCGCGCGATGTGGTGGATCTTCGCGATTGGCACCGTGGTGCGGGTGGTGTTCGTGCTCACGGTGCACCGTCCGATCGACTTCGACTACTCGGACATGCACAGCTACATCGACCGCGCGCGCGAGATGGCCACGCCCGGTCAGTATCCGAGCATCTACGACTGGTACTACCCGAGCGGCTCGGCGTTCTTCATTCACCTCTGGCTGCGGCTGTTCGGGATGAAGATCGGCTGGCTGGCCGCCGGCGTGGCCCAGGCGCTCTACTCCAGCGCGGAGATCCCGCTCATCTACTTCGCCACCAAGCGCTTCTTCTCGAAGCCGGTGGCCTTCGGCGCGGCGCTGCTCTTCGCTACACACTATCTATCGATTGGCTACGCCGGGTTCTTCATGTCGGAGAACTACCTGGCGATTGGGCTCATCGGGGCGTGCGCGCTCTTCGTGCCCGAGAAGCCGCTGCGGCTGCTGGGCGCGGGCCTCCTGCTCGGCCTGGCAGCGTGGGCCAAGAGCCAGGCGGTGCTGCTCGCGCCGATGTGGAGCCTGGTGCTCTGGCGGCGCGGCCAGCGGCTTTCTGCCGTGCTGCTCACCGCGGGGACCTTGGCCGTCGTGGTGCCGATCTCGATCTACGTCTCGGTGCTCAACCACCAACCTACTTTCATTTCGTACAACGGCGGTCAGACCTTCGCGCTCGCGCACTGTCCGATTCGCGAGATCTCCTACAACGACCCGGTGGGCCACACGGGCGCGATGTTCACGCTGCCGGTGCAGAACCAGCGCTTCGAGCGCGGCGACGTGGAGGCGAGCTGGGGCAACGCGGCGTACCACGAGCCCTTCGTGCACTCGAACTTCTACATGCGCGAGGGTTTCAAGTGCATTCAACGGTATCCCTTGCACTATCTCAGAATGATTTTTTACCACGTGGCCGACACCTTCTGCGGCCCGCCGTGGTCCATCACCATGCCCTGGCCGGACTCGCACACGCACTTCCGCTACTTCTCGCTCGTGTCGAACCTGTTCGTGTGCCTGGTCTGCTTCCCGCTGGCGCTCTGGGGCTTGAAGCAGCGCTGGCGCGAGATGGCGATGTGGGTCTACTTCGTGCTTCCGCTCTCGTCGGTGCTGATCACGGCCGTGCTCTTCCACGGCGACTCGCGGTTCCGGTGCCCGTACGACTTCGGCATCTTCATCGCCGCGTGCGCGGCCATCGAGGTCTGGTGGAAGCGCCGCCACGCGTCCGGACCGCCGCCAACCGCCGCGACGCCATCCGCGTGACGCGAGCCGTCGGGCGCGCGAGCCAGGTTGGTCATGACGTCCGCGCGAAGGGCTGAGACGCACAGCCAAGGTGCACGCGCGCTTGCCACGCGGGCGAGGCGCTTGGTCCATTTGGCTGACGAGCATGCACGCTTGGGCGATCCAGCTCGTGCTTCTGGCCGATCCGCATGTACCGAAGGTTGGCTGCTGCGCCCATTTGGCCGTGACGCCAGCGCTCGGTGTCGGCGTCCACGCCACGCCGGCCGACCGAGGAACCCGAAGTGCAGGCTCGTGCGCCAGATCGGATGGGCAGCCAGCCCGAAGTGAATGTCGGTCCGCCAAATGGGCTGGCCGGCCAGCCCAAAGTGAATGCCGGTCCGCCAAATGGGCTGGCGAGCAAACAAAGCGTGCATTCCAGCGACGCCAGCTTGGAGCGCAGGCATGCACAATTCTCAAGCTCGCATGCCCTCTTGGCGGACGCGTCAGCCGCGTGGGCTGTTGGGTGCTAGAGACACCGCCGCCGGCGACCACGACCGGGAACCTCCCGGGCGCAGCGCCGGCGGCATGAACCACGGCTTCTTCAGCGCGACTTGCTCGGCTTGAACGTGAGGGCCCGGACGAGCTGGGCGGCGCGGCGGCCGGCCTCGGACTTGCCCATCGGGTCGAGCTCGGCGGCGCGCTTGAGGTCCGCGAAGCCCTCGGCGTCGCCCTGCTTGCGGCGCAGCTCGCCCCGGTGACTGAGCGCCACCACGTGCTTGGGGTTGCGCTTCAAGGCCTCGGTGTAGGCGGCGATGGCCTCGGGGAACTTCTCCTCGGCCTGGAGCGCCGTGCCCACCAGGGCGTGCGCGTCGGCGTCGTTGGGGTTCACGCTGGCCAGGCACTCGAAGATGCGGCGGGCCTCTTCGAAGTGCTTCGCCGACATCTGGTAGGCGCCCAGCTGCATGTACCGCGTGGCCTGCTCTTCGGTGAGGCCCTCAACCTGGGCCCAGGTCATCTTGCCTTCGAGGAACTTCATCACGTTCTCGGCGACGATCATGGCGTGCTCCGGTATTTGTAAGTGTTTATGGATCTTGGTTAGCGGAGGTTGTTGATGACCGACATCTTGGTGTCGTGCTCGGTCTTCTCGAAGTTGGTGGCCATCGTCTGAAGCTCCTGCATCGCGCTCATCGCCTGCTGGAGCTGCATCTGGACACCCGTTTCGCTCTGCTGAGGAATCGCGTTGCCATTCGCGTCCTTCTTGCCCTGATTGGCGTTGTTCGTGTTCTCGATGTTCACGAGCTGGCCGGTGAGGTTCTGCACATCGTGCTCCTTCTTCTCCTCGAGCTTCATGAGGATGGCGAGCACCTTGTCCTCGGGCGTCATGCTGGGATCGTTGAGGATGGCGTTGATGTCGGAGTTGATCTGGCTATCGGTCGCATCGCTGCCGCCCGCGCTCGGGTTGCTGCTGGTCTGGCTCGTGCCGGACGACGCGTTGGAGCCGCCAGCCTGCGTGGTCGTGGTCGAACCGCCACTGGCCGAAGGCGTCGAGTCGGAGTTGGCCGCCGGGCTGGCCTTCACCTGCGCGAGCGCCGCCGCCACATCACCCTTCCCGAGCAGGCCGTCCATCTTGCCGCCGTACTGCGCGGTCTCGGCCTCGTTGAAGTAGGCCGGGTTGTCGAGCATGAACTTCGCGGCGGCCTTGACGTCGGCGGGCGCCCCCGGGTTGTTGAGGATGGCCTGGAGGTCGTTGCGGCCGATGAGCCCGTCCGGAGCGCCGACGCCCGCGGCGGTATCGAACAGCGAGAAGTTGTCGCTGATGGTCTGCAGCGCCTGCTGGTAGGTCTCACCGGAGGTGTTCACGTCGCCGTTGGCCACCGACGGGGGAACCACGCCGGTGTTGCCGCTGGTCGAAGGCGTCGAACCCGAGGTGCTCGTCGCCGACGTCGCCGGGTGCCGGGTCAGCTCCTCGTCGAGCTGCGACATCGTGAAGACGTGCGACGTGCAGTGGCCACCGATGAAGCCTTCGTTGCTGTCGAAGATCGAGCCCGTCTTGCCGAACTCAGAAGAGAGCTTCTCATCGTTGAACAGGGCCGTGCACGCATCGCGCACGTTCTGGGGCAGCTTGGGGTTGCTCGCCGCATCGGCCAGCTCGCCGGAGGTGATCTTGCCGTCGCCGTTGGTGTCGATGGCCGCGTAGTTGTCGCGGATGGTCTGCAGCACCGTGTGGTCGTCCATCTGGGTCGGCGGGGTGGGCAGGTCCGTCTTGGCCGGCGACGCGTAGCCCGGGGTCGGCGGCGCCGAAGGACTCGACGCGTCGGTGCTGGCGCTCTTCGACTTCCCGTTGAGGATGTCGTTCGCCCCGTGCATCGCGCAGGCGAGGTCGCCGGTGAAGAACGCCGCGCCCAGCTCGATGGCGCCGGTGATCTTCGGATCCAGCCCCACCGCGTTGGCGATGAGCTCGATGCCGCTGGCGATGGGGTCGGGAATGCCGCCCGCCTCGCCCGCCACCTCGCCCACAAGGCCCGTCACCGCACTGCCGATACCCGAAAGCAAATCACTCATGACCGTCTCTCCGTGTGTGCGCCGCATGGGCGCGGTTGATGTGACGGAGAGCGGTATTGCAGCGGCAATGCCAACACCCTTTCCCAAGCAAGCACGGCAGCTTGCGCGTTTTGGCGCCGTCGGCCGGCCGGGGGGTGTCCGCGGCGCGATCGCGAGGTGATCGCGGCGCGGACAGGCATAAACGAAGGGCGCCGGACCTCTCGGTCGCAGCGCCCCACGGGTTCCACGAGCTTCGCGGCGGCTACTTCTTGCCGCGCTTGCCCTTGCGCAGGCCCTTCTTGCGGCGAACGCGCTTCCGCTTGATTGCCTGCCGGCGGACCTTGCTGCGGTTCTTCGACTTCCTCTTGCTTCGGTTCGAGACCGTCTTGCCTGCCATGTGCTTGCTCCGTGGCAAAGGATGCTGCCTGTCGTGCATGCGAATCCTACGATGCGCGCGGGCCCGCGCCCAGAATTTGTCTCGCGTGCACGCGTGTTATCGCGACGTGCCAAACACCAAGCTCACCGTCCTGCTCATCGAAGATGACCCCGACGTCCAGGACGCCACCCGCATGCTCCTCGAGGACCAGGGCTACGCGGTGATCGCCCTCACCGAGGCCGATGCTGCGCTCGAGGCCGTGGTCAACGTCGGCCCGTGCGTGGTGCTGCTCGATCTCTCGCTCGCGGCGGATCCGCAGGTGTTCATCCGCGCGCTCCGGTCCACGCCGAACTTCAGCGGCCGGGTGCTGCTGTTCTCGGCGGGCGATCGGCTGGCAGAGCGGGCGCGCGAGGTGGGCGCCGACGGCGTGGTGGCCAAGCCCTTCGACGCCGACAAGCTCCTTCGAGAGCTCGAGCGCCGCGCAGCCGAGCTGACGTTCAGCGAGGCGGGGTCATCCGCACCAGCGCCGTGAAGAGCTGGTCTT contains the following coding sequences:
- a CDS encoding tetratricopeptide repeat protein, which produces MIVAENVMKFLEGKMTWAQVEGLTEEQATRYMQLGAYQMSAKHFEEARRIFECLASVNPNDADAHALVGTALQAEEKFPEAIAAYTEALKRNPKHVVALSHRGELRRKQGDAEGFADLKRAAELDPMGKSEAGRRAAQLVRALTFKPSKSR
- a CDS encoding response regulator; the protein is MHACYRDVPNTKLTVLLIEDDPDVQDATRMLLEDQGYAVIALTEADAALEAVVNVGPCVVLLDLSLAADPQVFIRALRSTPNFSGRVLLFSAGDRLAERAREVGADGVVAKPFDADKLLRELERRAAELTFSEAGSSAPAP